TGCTCAACCATTTGACTCGCCTGTACTCTTACCTTactattttaacatttacttaAGCCTTAACTAGTATAGATATGCTCTCTTTAATAAATGCACACATTTACCTTCCAATTGGCTAATAGCAAATCTTTCTGCATTAAGCCATCTCTGACTGCCTCTTTCCAATTTGGTTCATTATCAATACTGACCTCGTCTGAAAGACCTAGCGATTGATAAAAAGGAAACCATAGCAACTGGTCATTTGCCAAACTTCGCCAACTGGAGCTCACCTAGAACACAAAAAAACCTTGTTGAAAAAAAACCTATAGAACAAAGGTCCTTGTGTTTTTTTTAGCAGTAGCTGAATTCCGTTGCGGTTCGCGGGCTGTCTGTTGAGAACACCTACTTATGATAGAAATACAATGGAAATTGAAAACAAGCTCAAATCTGTATGGTGTTCTTACCTGTGCACAGTTACATAGGTCTTTCATGCTTAGATGCTTGAAAATCTTAACACCAATTTCACGTGGAATCTCTATATCAAAAAACGGTATTTCATTTAATTCGTCCTGAAAAAATGATAATACATAGAAAGAATTATAGTAAGCATCAACTGAACAATACTATCATTAACCTCAtacacataaaaacattatGGGTTTGTCAACATAGTGTATGgatgtactgtatttgaaaaaGATGATGTTAACTGTGAAATATACACTAGTGGCCAGATTTAgacttttgatttttatttaaatcactTAGATTTGATCAGACATTGTTATGTTGATCTGCATCACAAAAAGGTTACCTCTGGTTAGAGGGAGTGTCTAATGCGGGGTCTCAATTGGAGTATACTGAATTTTCATACCAAATCTGATATGAAAGTTTCAAGAAATCCGAGTGtcttgtttttttcttcatcatcttcattgTTCATCTTTCTTCTCTTCCAAGCATTCTGATTTGTCAGTCTCTCACTTGTGCTAGCTTCATTCTGATTGGTCAGTCTCTCACTTGTGCTAGCTTCATTCTGATTGGTCACTCTCTTGCTTTCATTTCTATTCTGTAATCTTTTTCCTTCCAGTAAGGTTTCAACAATTGTAAATGGTGTGTAGTTCACTTGGGCATTTATATCAACTGTGTTCTTTGTGTTCTTAGGATCTGATTTGTGATCAGAGATTCCAGGTTCagtctttttttctttcagttctTTTTTCCAAGACACTCTAAACTTGTCTAAGTCATCCATCTtccattttaaacatttttaccttaaataaaaaaaaaattttaaactgATGATGAGCATGATATTACGTTAACTACGCCAATACATGTTTGCTTTGCGTCATGCGCAATTTGAACAACTTTACCCAACAAGTAGTTGATTCAAATCAGCGCAAATGTTATGATAAACCTACTTATCAGCATAGGCCTAGGTAGAcagatttaataaaatataggcctactaatccATACCATATCAAAGAAAAGAATACAGATTTCAATTTTACCTCTGGACAAATCCATGAAATCGAACAGAAAAATTAGTCCTAGCTAACCTAAAATCTAGCCGTGATCCAAGTGAGAGGTTATGAGCTAAATAGGCctatgctaggcctagctaggttagAGTACCGGTAGTGGTACTAGCCGACTATATTCTCTAGGCGAGGgagctagtactagtagtaggttaaggctaggctagggccaggcctagaggcctagttttattttaaacaatgacCAACCTAGTCCTAACTAAAGATCTCTAGGCCCATGGCTAGCTTCTATTAGTTAGCTTAGCCTATGCCTAGTAAAGCTGAAATAAGTTAAGGGATCCAAGTtaagttttaataatatataaatatacccATCCTCTGAACAAAATAGAGACATTTTAATTGagttgatattgaaaataaaataaacacactTTGTTTATGTTGTATAGCGCCATCTACGAATAATGTGattaaaaactttttaagaATTAAGAGAGAATTATGCTCATATGctcaaataattaattaattcctcATTTACACTTATTATATGAAACAACTTGCATTATGAAGTGTAAAaataagtttttatttatttcttttcatcTTTGTATATctttgtatatatattttattgtaataaactATTACATAGattattctatattttattgttatcaattatttttatttttcaaaactcACTTTTTAACCGTTGCAATCTTATCTTTGCATGCTTAAGAAGTTATAAAAAAAGAACCATGCTGTCACGTGCGCTGTGTAGTGCGCGTATTTGATAGTTTCCAAGAGCTAGTAAAATATTGGTATTCAATTGGCTAGTTAGTGCGCTCACCGCGCTTACAATAGAACAGCGCAACCATTGTTACGTTATCAAATATTCGAATATATCTAACGACTATTCCAAATTTAAGTCAGAATGAAAAATTCTTTCAATTGATGAACAGTGATTTCAAATTGCTCTTCATTAAAACGAAATAACACTGCTTTTACCGTGCAATTCAGTTTGGGAATACTATACATCTATTTCCTATTGAATTTGCTATATTTACATCATCTGCTATGGCAAAGTTGATATTTAAAAGAAGATATAATGCTTCTTTAGAAGAAGCCCAGAATGCGGTGAGATCAAATGAGTATCCCGCCGCTAAGTACGCTAGGTTCCTCCAGGTGAGGAATAgaagggctaggcctagaaacagGGGGTGTCCTTATGTCAGAAGAAACGCTAATGTTAACCCAACTTGTAAGTTAGGCGGCCTACACGAATTAGATACACTTATAAAAACGGAAAACAAATCAGCTGATATCAATTATTGTCATTTTGATCatgaattaggcctaggcctaggcctaaatacaaATGATATGCCTATCATAATTATAAGTAGTGATAGTAGTAGTGATTGTGACATTATTATAAGTAGACCTAGTACCAATGATGGTGATAGGCCCAGTGAATATCAAATGTTGTCTCCAAATACAAATGATATGCCTATCATTATAAGTAGTGATAAGAGTAGTGATAGCGACATCATTATTAGTATTAGCAGTGATGGTGATAGTAGAAGTAGGCCTAGTGAAGACCAAATGTTGTCTCCAAATACAAATGATATGCCTATCATGATAAATAGTGATAACAGTAGTGATAGTGACATCATTATTAGTATTAGCAGTGATGGTGATAGTAGTAGTTGGCCTAGTGAAGACCAAATGTTGTCTCGAAATACAAATGATATGCCTATCATGATAAATAGTGATAAGAGTAGTGATAGTGACATCATTATTAGTATTAGCAGTGATGGTgatagtagtagtattagtagtagtggTACTATGCCCAATAGTAAGAGTAGCAGTAGTGGCGATAGTACTAGTCGTAGTATTAGTAGCAACAGCATTGGCAGTAGCAGCATAGGAGAAAATAGTAGCACTGTTGTAGTCGTAGGAAATGGTGatgttttgtttcattttccAGGTAGTGATAACAATTCTAACGACATTTCAAATGaaaattttgaatttgaatctaataaagaatattttaattcattaattaatcgTGAAAAAATATCTGAAAATCCATGGGCACATTTTGAATCACAATCAGTCAAAGATCATATGGTAGAATTTTTATGTAATATTCGATCTGAACTCATTCGTTATGAATACATAATCGATTATGATATTGTTCATCGTAGCCTTACAATTATAGAAAATGTACTAATCTGTGATAACACAGCATTTAAACTTGGAGATCTCGAGGAATTGGCAATTGCATCATTTTGCCTTGCATTGAAATGTGCTGAACGATACCAATCTAAACACATCATCCCTTATGCGTGTGACCGCCTCCGGAATCTTGGCTTCTTCAATCCTAAAAAAATTGCCcaaatagaatttaaaatattaaagataGTAAACTTTAATATCAATAGTGTCACTTGTCTTGATTTTGTTCACATTTATTGCGATATTGCTATCAGTAAAGCTACAACCAACAACAACAAACGTAGAATAGAAAGAGTAAGACACGAATCTGTCAAATATttgattacaaataaaatatctctTACAACAGTAAAGCCATCCGCAATAGCTTACTTAATAATTAACGCAATTCTGGAGAAACTAGAAATACAAGACTCATTCTATTTTGAGAATAATGACGATAGTTCTTAAACAGATTAGGATAACTTAAAACATAATGTAAGTAAGTTAAGTTAAGACAAAACAATCAAATGTATATTGGATCTAGAATATAGTTTTATAGGATTAAATTGATTAAGGAAAAGTTTTTAGCTAAATAGATTAGTCTAAGATGTGCAATATCTAAGTACAATGTAAGGTGataagtatataaaataacGTTTTAAAAATGTAGATTACTGCAGCACTTGTACTTAAGAAAAACAAAGTAAGATAAGTaatgtgaattaaaaacaatattgctATTGTAAcattaaagcctgttttcctgtcgacgttagtcgacgctatcgttaacaataatcggcgatcttctacgtaaacattgaaatgttaacgatttacaggaaagggtactcgctatcgttatcatttcaacttgatcgtttttaaacgatcgtcgttgaactgttaacgatcaacgacgatagcgtcgaataacgtcgacaggaaaacaggcttaaaacATGCTCTAAGGAggatattaataatactaataataaagtaaaaatagCTTATTAATGATAATGATTGAAATAAGTAATTCGTTTCAGTAATATATCCGTTGTTAAGTTAAGTTTTTTTTACCGtaatcaatacaaaaaaaaggagggaaaaaaaaacaaaaacaacaaaaacgcTTAATGATACTAAGTTGAAATAAGTTTTTAGTTagtaagaaataaaaaaaaaaacttttttacgagtttatattttaataataatttttaattaaaaaatgttatcgtaAGTTAAATCAAGAAAGAacgttaaaaacaaaatataatattgtaattattaaaaaatttttcGTATAACAGGTTTTAGGTCTATATTATTGTATAGTAAACcattaaaataagtaatttattcaataatcttatttatttatcagTTTTAGTTCGATAaggaattgaaaaaaaaaactccaaaaaaaaaaccaaaaacaaaaacaaacaaaaacacacaaaaacaccCCAGTCTGAAGTCGGAGATGCTACCTCATCGTGGTAGACTGGTGTCAACATCATTCGTAACCAAACTGGTACTAATGGTGGCTAACAGCATCACGCATCTTGTACCATACTTACAATCGCACACTGATACCACACATTTGTGATGTCACGGATGTAGGCCACTTATTGAGTGAAAACATcaacaatatttcttttttaaatacgtATTATATATGATTATTAATATGATATAAAGCTCAGGAGTGCGGGTAggattataaataatttaggtGGGATCGACTATGTGTGAAAGCTAATATGAAGTAAACACAGACTTGATAAGTTATTTTGGTGCTTTTTTCTCTCGTTTGTCCGGGCACTACTACTTTTGTTCAATCATCAAGTCGTCATATCCATGGTAGAGGTAAAAATGTTATGGAGGCTATTACAATTCCACTTAtccaaacattttaaaattgtgtaggcctacaaagaaCACATATTGACACtaatatatgaacacatgaacCATCAAGTAAGTAttggtttttagtcgcgtggagtgcaaacgcgactctgcagctcactatgtcggtcgttTGGTCGGTCGGTTTGTCGATtgatcggtaaacactaactcaaatttgagcacgcgactgcagccatgtatatggtctttttatttttatagaaaatgccagacttttgtttttttcagtcTATAGAACGCCCTCTTTCTAATCAATGCTTGTATAGTAAATTCTTGCATAATTAGTTAGCATTGCATTGCGAACGCAGAACATCGAGTCTCACAATCTTCTGAGTTGTCGAAGCTTCCTGACTGTGAACGCTGCTGACTAGTCACATCCATTGCGCTTCTGGATATTACCGAAGACTCTCATTTAATTGATAGACCATTAGTCATGGTGTTTTTCGACATCTGTATCGTTTTTGCCCTGATAATAAATGCTTATGGTAAGTGTTGTTAATCAATTCAGACtagtaaatttaatttttgttttgtttttctgaatGTTATACTCGCTCTTACCGAATTTCTTATTTATCACTGCGGAGTCTTACGTAACTTACGTAATTTTAGAAATGTCATGTGTAGGCTACTGCGAATTTACGCCTTTTAGAACGGTTGTTTCTATATTATATTAgtagtattttaattaatgtgttCCCTttataaccgattaaaaatacaaaacattctaAAACAACGACAATGTGTTGCCTTTTTACTCGTTTAGGTGAATATGAAAAGAACTGGGGATATCATGGAAATACAGGTAAGATGTCAGTTTTAAAGTTTGAAACGCAATATCGAAACTTccggtggggggggggggggaaataGGAATTTAAGGACCCATTGgaattaatttgatttgatttttcttTCGACTCTATGGGCTATCCTTGGTttcttatttaatttgtttgctTGTAAATTGCTTGTATTCATATTTTCTAGTAATCTTGCGTTGAAACcgactaaaataaaataaaatgcagGGGCAGTAGCAACAGTAATTTACCGTGGATTTCATTATGGTCATGGCGGTCAATTTAAATAACGAATAGAAAACTAGTTTCAGCTTTTTTTTATGTGACTATACCAAAATTTATTAGCTccatttaaatatttacaactGTATTAAGGTCCGATTCGTTaattttatatcaattataatttattatcaataataattttttcacataaattaataataaattaacaaagGGTAAAAGTCTTGCTTCTGAAAACTCCAAATCACAATGACGTAATAACAGACGTAATATCGTTGCAAAGATTTTCGTAAAGAAACAGGTGGGATCGAAGGTCTATGTCAAGTTGACACGGCGTGTTACCAAATAAATTAAGTCGGAGAAGACGGGAAGTAGCGTATGACAGATAGAAAGTTCATTAGACATTTAATGTTTAGTAATGAtgtcattataaaattatgaCCTTTACGTGCAAAGAggatgtaaagctctgtctacactatcaaaaaaaaaacgtgatgtgcctatatatggacatgatgacgtcatatcactaccatatttgggcacatcatgacgttttggtcaaactagtagacagagcttaagataacCGGTTATCAAACCTACAAGAAATATATAATCATATATGTTCtaagaaattaataataaagattatattgtcccctgaaaacaATATATGCTATTTTAGTCTCACATAATGGTTATTCACGTTGACAAAAAGttggattgaaaaaaacaattatctgaaaacaaaattgtactTTAACGCAAAACCGGATTTTGGTtgaaaaataagtatttttttcttGAAGTTTATTAAAACTGCGATATAGCCTAATTCAAAGTATGTAGgacattttgcagttttaataaagttattaattaacCCCAAAAAATAACGTttcattttaaccaaaaaccaatgtctgacagacaatttaagtatttttttgcttttaattacattttttttttcattaaaacattttttcctCGATTTTTCGAACtagtatgtgacattaaaatggaatatttgaaaataaaattgacaacaaaaatgttaggggacaatatatctttaaacgtgttataatttatatcatgtaAACAGTAAATCCCATTGTAAAAACTTCCTTTTTATACCCAActttatttgttttatcttaTTAAATAAAACGGATGCAAGAAAATTGATGTTTAATAAGCCTGTCTAAAAAACAGCATATCGACACACAATCCGTCCCTGGTACGACATTATCTGCAAGGTTGTTaatattcaagattcaagattcaacaaattttatttgtccataaaaatggaaattcactttgcttcaTGTTAATGTACTGTATAGGTATTGTTGAAAACATTTATGTGTGTAGgctaaaacaaaaataaatttttccaGGTCCGGAGCATTGGTCTAGAATGTATCCGAATTCAGACTGTAGTGGCAAGAGCCAATCTCCTATCGAATTTTCTAGCCGAAGCACGACGTACAAAAGTTTTGATCCGTTATTTATCACAAATTTGGTACCAGTGCACCATGTAGAGATGTACCTGAATAACGATGGCCACTCATGTAAGTTGAATATTTTTCGACACATTATAGAGATAATGTTTTGTtctttggaaaaaaaaacattttgttgttgaatatgccacaCTTCGTTTTTGTACCTttccaaaaacaaaaaaattgttgaatgaGCCACTTTATTTTTCACTAcaccaacaaaaaaaacatttaacttgaaaaaaaaatcatagttTGACTGGAAAAAGTTGACCGAAATTAtttgtaattctttttttaatataacCATTTTAACAACCATTTTATATAGCTATTTAATATCGTTTTTGTTCTAAAAGGTCCATGTTTGTGGACAATAGATccttaaaaagaaatattttatttcaattataagACAATTTACGGTATCAATGACAATATAGCTTAATTCAATATTTGTATTCATTACCCTTATTTAATGTTCAGtgattttctatttattttattggtgATACAGAAAACGTTGTTTGCGTCTTGTGACAAGGCGATCCATTATATAATTTACGTAGCTTGATGTACTGTTTAACATTACGGATATTGATAATTATACAAAACTAGGGCATTATCAGCAGATCAGTAACTCTTCTGCAAATACTTTCAATTTACATTTCGACATGTTTTCTTAAACAATAATCAGAAAGTTCACGGCAGaagaagtaggcctattcttatgatattttatgtaaagcctaataatatatactattaaataaatataattaatagatataaataatgttGCTATTGAACATAAGGGTCAGAAGTTGATAAGGTAAATCAACCAAACTAGTAAAAACTACCATAAATATAATCGGATGGCATGAGAGGCTTGGTAAGAGAAAACATATTAGGTTGTGATTGGATTAGCTGAAATTCAAAGACAACAGAACTGAGGTAATCTACAAATAAGAGTTTACAAACGTTTACAGTGATGGTTAAGATGAATGGTTCAGAAGAGATTTCTGGAGCAGGGCTTGGAAATACCTACTTAGCTGAGCAATTTCACTTCCACTGGGGCAACAATGATTCCGTCGGTTCCGAGCATCTAATTGACGGTAGGCAGTATCCAGCTGAGGTAAGCTTTGAGTTCGTGTATCCCGTATTCTTACTCTATCCCATGCTTATTATGGAACTGAACAATCCATTCAAGCATTACTACTGGATCCTCTAGTGTATAAAcagtgtttgttttattttgcgTAGCTTCACATCGTTCATTATGATGTCGACCGCTTCAATTCTATCGCCGAAGCCGTTTCACAACCAAGGGGCCTTGCTGTCTTAGGATTCTTTTTTGAGGTAAGTTCTCAAACAGAGTAAAGATAAATGCATGTTATACAATAAAAGATTATaaatgaatttcatttttatgaTATCATAATGATGATACATACTTATTTAAAAGATAGACGTCAAATAGTTGCTTACGATCATTGTATTTACGTCATTATTATGTGGCTTGTTTGAAAacgcatttttttaaatattcggAGAAAAAGTTAATTGTTGATATCGCAGTGAAGGTCGACAGGGTATATTAATTTGGTCAATCTTTAGTTTTTCTTGTCTAAGAAGTAATTTGCTCATCACGTGCGTCACCTCCTTTATAATCGAAAACAAATAATAACCGTTTAAAACAAGTAACAATCGTTGAACTTTAAATACTGAGTCATGAGAGTTGGCTGTGGCAGCCTGTTCAAATGCAATAACTCATCTTTCCTTATTTGTAGGTCAATTGGCTCGTATCGATTAAATATATcgttattcatttattttttcattcaatATCGTATATTGTAAACGTTCTTactcatttatttttgtattcatttatttgataaaaatcacataaataacaataaagttTTGAGTTGTGTAACGATATATCATGTGTCAATGTAAATAGTTAATCATCATTCGGATGTTAGCACCAGTTTACATATGTTGTTCGGCTTTGTGATTAAGGTCATCATCCGTTAACGGTATTGGAAATAAACATCATTCGCAGAATAACGTTAAGTTTTAGTTGTACGTTCAACGAACTAATTTGATATTTATGTTATAtaagaatatataaatattatggtTACTGtatttcaaactagtttgacaaaaagtgtggtGTGTCCAAATATGCCATCACTATGTTCATATATgctgggcacatcacatgttttgtcacataaacatTGATATTGTAGACCGAGCTTTAGAACAGTATTCGTGTGCGTCATGAAAACGCGAATAATAGCCTGatcaattttaatttcttttttaaattacgCACAAACGCAACATGCAAGTCGCACGTACGTTATGTGCGCAGAAAGTAGATGGATATAATTTTGTGAATAAATAGGTACAACAACAGTTAACATCATAATCTAAGTCTATTCTATTCTgaccattttaaaaaagaactttAAGTCGTAATTTatgtttatcattatttatatattatttattttgaagttTTATTTGTTTCGTTATTGAGAGAGGCGACTTTTAACCTAGCTTGCTGTGCCGTCCCATTCCACTTATTAATAAATCTTTTcttgcatttattattaataatgttattggctgtatatttattatgttactcTGTATTTTGCTTGAttatttgtggaaataaatgttagtattattaattttaaatgtatgtaCATTTAGCAATACAATCTGAAAGTCATGCCTGTAGCTGAGCTTCAAACGAGGCTACCTCTACACtgtaaattgtaaattgtaaacatTGAAACTAGGGCTGTACTTAACATTTACGCGGACATGGATATCACAATCTAATTACAGCTGATTCGCAACTTCTACAACTGAAAAGTTAAttgctttttttgttttattagatTGATGGAGATAAGACAAATAATGCATTTCAATATCTTGTAGATTTAATTAAAGACGTGCCGTATAAAGGTAGGATTTTCAAGATTTTCAAATAAATGCACATTCATTACCGGTAATTAGGTGCATCCGTCTATTTCTATATTTATCACAAAAATTAATTACGGATATTTGATACAATGTGACTAATTATTAACCGTCATATTGTGTGGGTCTACGTCAATGATTCGCTTTGTAATACAACAGTTATCGTGGGAAAAAATCTTTCCTAAGTATCGCCTCATGTTTtacgattgtttttttttgaCATAGTGTTGGTCGtctattaatttttatacatAATGAGAACACTTGTATAGTAGCATTTTAGGACAGGATAACGTCAACGatcatttttatattccatattaataCTCATCTTAAAATGAGTGGATGTATTCTCCGTTTTAATGTGCTAAATCTATACAACATACAATATTCGTTGGCGACGACACGAAGTTACATTGATGTTGCTACGCGCATGACACTAACGTGTATAGCCCATATTagtttattaacaaaattacaataaaattacacctTTTTTAATAGCTGATTTGTCTAGATTtgctaaataaaacatataaataaaaattcctTTAAGCTAAAATTGTGTGTTTTGTGAAGCTCTCTACTAAATCGCATTTTTCGCGAAACGCATGGTTAGCCTAATATGTCAAAATGACTACGCGGTTGGTTTCTCTTCGTGGTACGGTGTCGCTGACGAATTGTGATACTAGATTACATTGTGTCATATTCTTCCATATGAT
This is a stretch of genomic DNA from Antedon mediterranea chromosome 3, ecAntMedi1.1, whole genome shotgun sequence. It encodes these proteins:
- the LOC140043489 gene encoding carbonic anhydrase 1-like, translated to MVFFDICIVFALIINAYGEYEKNWGYHGNTGPEHWSRMYPNSDCSGKSQSPIEFSSRSTTYKSFDPLFITNLVPVHHVEMYLNNDGHSLMVKMNGSEEISGAGLGNTYLAEQFHFHWGNNDSVGSEHLIDGRQYPAELHIVHYDVDRFNSIAEAVSQPRGLAVLGFFFEIDGDKTNNAFQYLVDLIKDVPYKGNSIRFPRPFDVKTLFPKSLSQYFRYDGSLTTPDCHESVVWTVFNEPIKISKKQVEAFRNVNTAIHGFRTVRLVDNHRPIQPINNRIVYRSFETSDASYACVNKVYLMLAVLMVCLSNFV